One part of the Alistipes onderdonkii genome encodes these proteins:
- a CDS encoding GNAT family N-acetyltransferase, producing MNATPLPDGFGLRPLRADDTPDIFTAIDTQREHLGRWLPFVAATHRVEQTREVVAAMLADPANPVFTLRVGDAFAGLIGFKSADSRTRTIEIGYWLRSEYQGRGLMTAAAEALCRMAFGQMGMENVEIKCAAGNLRSNRIPLRLGFRLDRIEVRGEQLADGEFTDLNVYRLPRP from the coding sequence ATGAACGCGACACCCCTGCCCGACGGCTTCGGGTTACGCCCGCTCCGTGCGGACGACACCCCGGACATCTTCACGGCCATAGACACGCAGCGCGAACACCTCGGGCGCTGGCTCCCGTTCGTAGCCGCGACGCACCGCGTGGAACAGACCCGCGAAGTGGTCGCCGCCATGCTGGCCGACCCGGCCAACCCGGTCTTCACGCTGCGTGTCGGGGATGCCTTCGCGGGGCTTATCGGGTTCAAATCGGCGGACAGTCGCACCCGCACCATCGAGATCGGCTACTGGCTTCGCTCCGAATACCAGGGACGGGGACTCATGACCGCAGCTGCAGAAGCGCTCTGCCGCATGGCCTTCGGGCAAATGGGCATGGAGAATGTCGAAATCAAATGCGCCGCAGGCAACCTGCGGAGCAACCGGATCCCGCTGCGCCTCGGCTTTCGGCTCGACCGCATCGAAGTACGCGGCGAGCAGCTCGCCGACGGGGAATTCACCGACCTCAACGTATACCGGCTGCCGCGCCCCTGA